The Allorhodopirellula heiligendammensis genome includes a window with the following:
- a CDS encoding beta-ribofuranosylaminobenzene 5'-phosphate synthase, which produces MTQRLRITTGARLHFGLLDVAAPFGGCGVMIDAPNTVVTAKTSVEFSFTATMNGSEHRVREHHKRAHAIAQRIADATGSAKRLPPVHVEVLDAAPAHTGLGSGTQLSLAIAEAILRVSPGAMASELAGDLLGMPPRAGELWLAAADRGRRSAVGTHGYLAGGFIAEGLKPSGEHDPLNPLDVRLEMPPAWRVTILLPVATPDDASTVSGEQEQAKFEALRAAAVDCRSALADILTTRLVPAIEDADFASFCAATTEYNQRSGELFASVQGGAYNGAVTTRLITRLRTAGFAGVGQSSWGPGVFVWHPDAQAAAQFEQQWSSAELQVFVARPLSTGRLAELA; this is translated from the coding sequence ATGACACAGCGGCTCCGAATTACGACGGGTGCACGGTTGCACTTCGGTCTCCTTGACGTCGCGGCGCCTTTCGGAGGTTGTGGTGTGATGATTGATGCGCCGAACACCGTTGTCACGGCGAAAACATCGGTCGAGTTTTCATTCACAGCAACTATGAATGGCTCCGAACACCGCGTCCGTGAGCATCACAAGCGAGCTCACGCGATTGCTCAGCGGATTGCGGACGCCACCGGCTCGGCAAAGCGGCTGCCGCCTGTCCATGTCGAGGTGCTCGACGCAGCACCCGCGCACACCGGACTCGGCAGCGGCACGCAGCTGTCCTTGGCAATCGCCGAAGCGATATTGAGGGTGTCACCCGGCGCGATGGCGTCGGAGTTGGCTGGTGACCTGCTGGGTATGCCGCCGCGAGCGGGCGAACTTTGGCTGGCTGCTGCCGACCGTGGCAGACGCTCAGCGGTGGGCACCCATGGCTACCTGGCTGGCGGGTTCATTGCCGAGGGGTTGAAACCCTCAGGGGAACATGATCCGCTCAATCCGCTTGACGTGCGGCTTGAGATGCCACCGGCCTGGCGCGTCACGATCCTGTTACCAGTTGCGACGCCTGACGATGCTAGCACCGTCAGTGGTGAGCAAGAGCAGGCCAAGTTCGAAGCTCTCAGGGCGGCTGCGGTTGATTGCCGTAGCGCCCTTGCCGACATTCTCACAACGCGGCTTGTGCCAGCCATTGAAGATGCTGACTTTGCTTCCTTTTGCGCCGCGACGACAGAGTACAACCAGCGAAGTGGCGAGTTGTTTGCGTCCGTCCAGGGAGGCGCCTACAACGGAGCTGTTACCACACGTCTCATCACGCGACTGCGCACGGCGGGTTTTGCCGGAGTCGGCCAAAGTAGCTGGGGACCAGGCGTGTTTGTCTGGCATCCCGATGCACAAGCCGCTGCGCAGTTTGAGCAGCAATGGAGCAGCGCCGAACTCCAGGTTTTCGTCGCCCGCCCGCTCTCGACAGGTCGCCTGGCGGAGTTGGCCTAA
- a CDS encoding DUF447 domain-containing protein, which yields MILESIVTTVSPEGRVNIAPMGPIVRPPSGDAAFPTFCLRPYEGSRTCGNLLDNGKAVIHVTDDVLLLARAAIGTIDPTGLVCQAEGASREHVRLVDCHRWFAIEVTHAGGTPPRHELVATCIAEGTVRPFFGFNRAKHAVIEAAILATRIGMIDSTQIKDELQRLAVPVQKTAGPDELAAFELVQKYIEQRMISPAEYLA from the coding sequence ATGATCCTGGAATCGATCGTCACGACCGTCAGTCCGGAAGGACGCGTGAATATCGCACCGATGGGCCCGATCGTCCGGCCACCGAGCGGCGATGCGGCTTTCCCCACCTTTTGCTTGCGTCCCTACGAAGGTTCGCGAACCTGCGGCAACCTATTAGACAACGGCAAAGCGGTCATCCACGTGACCGATGACGTGCTGTTGCTCGCTCGCGCCGCAATTGGAACTATCGACCCGACTGGGCTGGTTTGCCAAGCCGAAGGAGCCTCCCGGGAGCACGTTCGGCTGGTCGACTGTCACCGCTGGTTCGCGATCGAGGTCACTCACGCGGGCGGAACTCCTCCCCGACACGAGTTGGTTGCGACCTGCATTGCCGAGGGGACGGTACGTCCATTCTTTGGATTCAATCGCGCCAAGCACGCGGTCATCGAAGCAGCGATCCTCGCGACTCGGATCGGCATGATTGATTCGACACAGATCAAAGATGAACTGCAGCGACTCGCAGTCCCCGTTCAGAAAACGGCGGGACCGGACGAGCTCGCCGCCTTCGAGCTCGTGCAAAAGTATATCGAGCAGCGAATGATCTCTCCTGCCGAGTATTTGGCATGA
- a CDS encoding anthranilate synthase component II, translating into MAGFIVIVLLDNYDSFVHNVARYLRLAGKATRVIRSDEITVDQCYQLQPEAIVLSPGPHRPEQAGCCLDVVRSLAGEIPILGICLGHQSIAAAYGGDVIVSPPAHAMASIISHNSTGIFSGLPQSISVGRYHSLCVDARTLPASLEITATTLAAPESPSIVMGISDHARCVHGVQFHPESLLTEHGHDLFRNFFVLVDRHHERARRIFGANGGTGRPVVWMSRTGFAHHGSKTDLSSHDVSSPTLYRKSPLPTLSIAPPRPLPGRPNPLTGNADQ; encoded by the coding sequence TTGGCTGGATTTATCGTGATCGTGCTGCTCGATAACTACGACTCATTCGTGCACAATGTCGCCCGTTACCTCCGACTCGCCGGGAAAGCGACTCGCGTGATCCGCAGTGATGAAATCACGGTCGATCAGTGCTATCAATTGCAACCCGAAGCGATTGTGCTCTCACCGGGGCCCCATCGACCCGAGCAAGCAGGATGCTGCCTCGATGTCGTTCGCTCGCTCGCAGGTGAAATCCCTATCCTCGGAATCTGCTTGGGGCACCAATCGATTGCCGCTGCATATGGGGGCGACGTGATCGTCTCTCCGCCTGCTCATGCGATGGCTTCGATCATCAGCCACAACTCAACGGGCATTTTCAGTGGCTTGCCACAATCGATTTCTGTGGGCAGGTATCATTCTCTCTGCGTCGACGCGAGGACTTTGCCGGCGTCACTGGAAATCACTGCCACGACGTTGGCGGCGCCTGAATCGCCGTCGATTGTCATGGGGATTTCCGACCATGCCCGATGCGTTCATGGGGTGCAGTTCCATCCGGAGTCACTGCTGACCGAACATGGTCATGATTTGTTCCGGAATTTCTTCGTTCTGGTCGATCGTCACCATGAGCGAGCTCGGCGCATTTTCGGTGCAAACGGTGGTACCGGTCGGCCGGTGGTTTGGATGTCGCGAACCGGGTTTGCACATCATGGATCCAAGACCGACTTAAGCTCGCATGATGTCTCCTCACCGACCCTCTACCGCAAATCACCACTGCCCACCCTGTCCATCGCCCCACCTCGACCGCTGCCGGGACGTCCCAATCCACTCACTGGCAATGCGGATCAATGA
- a CDS encoding ExbD/TolR family protein — MKIRNPPAPEKSELNMTSMIDIVFLLLIFFVMTFKVVELEGDFSIKMPLAGTSNSTIDPTDLPLKLRLLADDTGNLAGMKLNDIQMGTGTAGFDKLRTTIVGQIASAGPVAEEAGEGPEVEIDTDYNLRYEYVIRAITAVSGYKDGNQVVKLIEKIKFAKPRR, encoded by the coding sequence ATGAAGATCCGCAATCCACCCGCTCCAGAGAAGAGCGAGCTGAACATGACGAGTATGATCGATATCGTGTTCTTGTTGCTAATCTTCTTCGTGATGACTTTCAAAGTCGTTGAGCTCGAGGGCGACTTCAGTATCAAGATGCCGTTGGCGGGTACTTCCAATTCAACCATCGATCCCACCGACTTGCCGCTGAAACTGCGTTTGCTGGCCGATGACACCGGCAACCTCGCTGGTATGAAGCTCAACGACATCCAAATGGGTACCGGGACTGCAGGTTTTGACAAACTGCGGACCACGATCGTCGGACAAATCGCCTCGGCAGGCCCCGTCGCTGAAGAGGCCGGCGAGGGACCGGAAGTGGAAATCGATACGGATTACAACCTGCGATATGAATACGTGATCCGGGCAATCACAGCGGTGAGTGGCTACAAGGATGGAAATCAAGTCGTCAAATTGATCGAGAAAATTAAGTTTGCTAAGCCCCGTCGCTGA